A region from the Lytechinus variegatus isolate NC3 chromosome 6, Lvar_3.0, whole genome shotgun sequence genome encodes:
- the LOC121417337 gene encoding membrane-associated tyrosine- and threonine-specific cdc2-inhibitory kinase-like yields MHSKVNSRSSFSGFPTPARPVPKFFQEPSFSHKKNTGSTPHGSLPPRPPAKSLPSVSRLFPHRSRTEDENRATNVSFRQADNSVLQSPHYNQSSGELYFDQCFRVERRLGAGSFGEVFKVQSKEDGGYYAVKRSRDRFRGESDKRRKLEEVKKHESLSKHPNCVEFYKAWAERGHLYIQTELCKMTLQSYAEQNHKIPEHILWSFLVDLIQGLHHMHSHSLLHLDVKPENIFISFDKVCKLGDFGLSVQMNEHDFTDAQEGDPKYLAPELLQGHFGMHADVFSLGITIFELASDLELPRNGDSWHDLRRGRIPWQLTAGISSDLKGLIKNMMNPDFQKRPSLAELMETSVVQRTIAWQRRKRALSRMWNKFQGFLSLLFTLLSAAVFKILSPSKHSINQDEIDAPVIKHRHPSSWDLSFSDDEIFESDTSHGSLGCPLGSLSFSSEEDAGNIQHTKAIHNSKNILTPSTPTLLKKKKCGGPTPRSSSPITKHRQPAKLSPCGSPNVSLVRDAEWMGTPTRPSPSRTSVLLTPRCTPSKLDFSSIDSETERHSCMIEPRSLSLEFDELGEDSD; encoded by the exons ATGCATTCCAAGGTTAATTCAAGATCGAGTTTTAGTGGGTTTCCAACACCAGCCAGACCAGTTCCGAAGTTTTTCCAGGAACCGTCGTTTTCACATAAAAAG AATACTGGCTCGACCCCTCATGGCTCCCTACCACCGCGTCCTCCAGCAAAGAGTCTTCCGTCTGTGAGCCGTTTGTTTCCACACCGATCTAGAACTGAGGATGAGAACAGAGCTACAAATGTTTCCTTCAGACAAGCAGATAACT CTGTTCTCCAGAGTCCTCACTATAACCAAAGCAGTGGGGAACTATATTTTGATCAGTGTTTCAGagtggagagaagactaggagCTGGATCATTTGGAGAA GTTTTCAAGGTCCAGAGCAAAGAGGATGGCGGGTATTACGCAGTCAAGAGATCAAGAGATAGGTTCAGAGGAGAGTCAGACAA GAGGAGAAAGCTGGAGGAAGTGAAGAAACACGAGAGTCTTTCCAAACATCCCAACTGCGTGGAGTTCTATAAGGCATGGGCAGAGAGGGGACATTTATATATACAGACTGAACTGTGCAAGATGAC cTTGCAGTCTTATGCTGAACAGAATCACAAGATTCCTGAACATATTCTCTGGAGCTTCTTAGTGGATCTTatacag GGATTGCACCACATGCATTCACACAGCCTGTTGCATCTGGACGTGAAGCCAGAGAACATCTTCATATCTTTTGATAAAGTCTGCAAGCTGGGTGACTTTGGACTGTCTGTTCAAATGAATGAG CATGATTTTACAGATGCCCAAGAAGGAGATCCTAAATACCTAGCACCTGAGCTTTTACAGGGTCACTTTGGAATGCATGCTGATGTGTTCAG CTTGGGTATAACGATCTTCGAGCTCGCCAGTGACTTGGAGCTTCCTCGTAATGGAGACTCCTGGCATGATCTACGGAGGGGGAGGATACCATGGCAACTAACAGCCG GAATTTCATCTGATCTTAAAGGATTGATAAAGAATATGATGAATCCAGACTTTCAAAAGAGACCGTCCCTTGCTGAACTGATGGAGACTAGTGTAGTTCAACGTACCATCGCCTGGCAGAGAAGAAAGAGGGCGCTGTCCAGAATG TGGAACAAGTTTCAAGGATTCCTTTCGCTTCTGTTCACCCTACTGAGCGCTGCAGTCTTCAAGATCTTATCCCCATCCAAGCATAGTATCAACCAAGATGAGATCGATGCCCCTGTGATCAAACATAGGCACCCGTCATCGTGGGATCTCAGCTTCTCAGACG atgaGATATTTGAGAGTGACACATCGCATGGTTCCTTGGGCTGTCCTTTAGGCAGTCTTTCATTCTCTAGTGAGGAAGATGCCGGCAACATCCAGCATACAAAAGCTATACATAACAG TAAGAACATCCTGACTCCGTCTACACCAACGCtattgaagaagaagaagtgcGGTGGTCCTACTCCAAGAAGTTCATCTCCCATCACTAAACACAGACAACCAGCAAA GCTGAGTCCATGTGGAAGTCCCAATGTAAGCTTAGTACGAGACGCTGAATGGATGGGCACCCCCACGCGTCCTTCGCCGTCCAGAACGTCGGTCCTTCTCACCCCAAGGTGCACTCCTAGTAAACTAGATTTCAGCTCGATAGATAGTGAGACAGAGAGGCATAGTTGTATGATTGAACCTAGGAGCTTAAGTTTG GAATTTGATGAGTTGGGGGAAGACAGTGACTGA